One Paramisgurnus dabryanus chromosome 9, PD_genome_1.1, whole genome shotgun sequence genomic window, agggtcaccttccgatctttaagagaaaatgaaacctgacgacccgtttgactaaggcctaaagccccactgtcgtcgttaatgcaggttcagtggcaaacgggtctatattgtataccatttacaggaccaggagaagacgccaaaaacatcgcaacccgaccatacgtgttaacccgtttgactaaggccggaagccccactgtcgtcgttaatgcaggttcagtggcaaacgggtctgtatggcatactattcataagacttacgatagcgccaaaatcgcagcccgaccatacgtgccaacccgtttgactaaggctggaggccccactgtcgtcgttaatgcaggttcagtggcaaacgggtctgtatggcatactattcacaagacacacgaaagcgcgaaaaacgcaacccgaccatacataccaacccgtttgactaaggctggaggccccactgtcgtcgttaatgcaggttcagtggcaaacgggtctgtatggcatactattcataagacttacgatagcgccaaaattgcaacccgaccatacgtgccaacccgtttgactaaggctggaggccccactgtcgtcgttaatgcaggttcagtggcaaacgggtatgtatggcatactattcacaagacacacgaaagcgcgaaaaacgcaacccgaccatacataccaacccgtttgactaaggctggaggccccactgtcgtcgttaatgcaggttcagtggcaaacgggtctgtatggcatactattcataagacttacgatagcgccaaaattgcaacccgaccatacgtgccaacccgtttgactaaggctggaggccccactgtcgtcgttaatgcaggttcagtggcaaacgggtatgtatggcatactattcacaagacacacgaaagcgcgaaaaacgcaacccgaccatacataccaacccgtttgactaaggctggaggccccactgtcgtcgttaatgcaggttcagtggcaaacgggtctgtatggcatactattcataagacttacgatagcgccaaaattgcaacccgaccatacgtgccaacccgtttgactaaggctggaggccccactgtcgtcgttaatgcaggttcagtggcaaacgggtatgtatggcatactattcacaagacacacgaaagcgcgaaaaacgcaacccgaccatacataccaacccgtttgactaaggctgggggccccactgtcgtcgttaatgcaggttcagtggcaaacgggtctgtatggcatactattcacaagacacacgaaagcaccaaaatcgcaacccgaccatacgtgccaaaccgtttgactaaggccgaaagccccactgtcgtcgttaatgcaggttcagtggcaaacggtggcaaactatttaatgcaattcattttaagtgttcatgtagaaaaggtttttatttatttatttggttggtctgtgttatgaccgtgagtgctttgttccgtgaaaataactattgcgagttaagaacctttactagacaaattatgcgaatgctttgttgaagagaaaagttttaagtctagatttaaaatgatcgactgtgtctgattctcggacatcggttggtaaatcattccagagcttaggggctaagtaggaaaaggatcttccacttttagacacttttgatagtctagggataatcaataggccagaattttgcgaccgtagtgtgcgtgatggattgtattctgatagtaattctctaagatatgagggtgctaagccatttaaagctttgtaggtgattaatgatattttaaattggatgcgatatttaactggtagccagtgtaaagatgccagaattgggcttatgtggtcatacttcttagatcgagtaagtacccttgcagaagcgttttgaactagctgaagcttgttgacctgatttgaatggcatcccccgagtagcgagttacaatagtctattctagaggtcataaaagcatgaataagcttctctgcgtcagatgtagacagtatatggcgtatttttgagatatttctaagatggaagaatgctgtgcggcagacgttggcaatatgactatcaaaggataagttgctgtcgaacatcacacctaagttcctaaccgtggaagatggcaccacagtacagccatctatgtgcaatttgtaatctgacatattatgtttgtagcgatttggttcaataataagtacctctgtcttattggagttgagcttaagaaagttatgtgccatccagtcactaacatcgctaatgcagtcttttagcttagaaaacgtgtgtgtttcgctgggatgcgaggagatgtaaagctgggtatcatccgcatagcagtgaaaacttatgttgtgtttcctgataatgtctcctaggggtaacatgtataacgagaacaggataggacctaaaactgatccctgcggtacaccgtatttaaccagggagtgatatgactcttcctcatttacataaacaaagtgatagcgattggttagatatgacctaaaccaggctagcgcctgaccactgataccaacatagttttctagtctattgagtaggattctgtggtctattgtgtcaaatgctgcactaaggtctagtaatataagaattgagatttcaccacgatcggatgttaataggaggtcatttgtaactctaagcaacgctgtctctgtgctatggtggggcctgaatcctgattggaacttttcatatgtactattatttgtcaagaatgtgcgtaactggcttgccactaccttttctaatattttcgaaagaaaagggagatttgagattggtctaaagttattaagttctccttggtcaagctgtggttttttaatcagcggtttaataactgctagtttgaaagctgttggaacgtatcctatttctagcgatgagttaaagatatttagaaccggggttgacactacagggaatacttctttaagtagttttgtgggaacggggtctaatatacaggacgatgatttggatgatgtgactagtttagagagctcatctattgtagtaggtttaaatgaatcaagatgttcgtatggtagtctagtgttaagtgaactaatgggtagagtggtggctgcctgggtagctacgatgttttccctaatagccgaaattttgttagaaaagaagttcatgaagtcgttactattgtgttgaagtttactattggtttctgtttgttctttgtttctagtcagtttcgcaactgtgctaaagaggaaacgagggttattatgattctcatttataagcttgctaagatatgtagatctggcggttttaatagcctgtctgtagtgtttaacactctgtttccatgctgcgcgccatacttctaactttgtgcttctataatttctttccatttttctagctgcctttttaagggctgctgcgtgatggtcataccatggagctggtggtttttctttgaatctcttttttcgaatgggagcaacggcatccaatgtgttagaacagacattgtttaggttttctatttcaatatctagatcgtcacagttatctgctacatgtttcatttgggacaggtctggaagagtgctaataaagctatctttagtggtggaaattattgttctggctagtcggtagcatgttgtagattgagtgatcctatctagaagtacagtgtatgacacaaggtaatggtcagaaactgcatcactctgaggtgatatttcgacgtcattaatattgagtccgagtgacagaattaagtctaatgtgtgattacgagtatgcgttggccctgtcacgttttgtctaatattgagagaatttagaacatctataaacgcacgtcctaatgcgtcttttgggttgtccacatggacattaaaatcaccaacaataagagctttatctacagtgactacaagctcagataggaaatctgctatttcattaaggaaatctgcatggtgacccggtggtctatagattgtcgctaaagcaaaagaaagctgtttgtggttacgatcagttatttccatatttaacaacattacttcaaatgatttaaattttagctcagatttttggtttactttaaacattgtgttgtatattgtagctacaccaccccctctcccctttaatcgaggttcgtgtttataataatagtcttgtggggtggattcatttaaactaatgtagtcgtctgctttaagccaggtttctgttaaacagagtacatctaagttttggtctgtaattatttcattgacaataggttctttattggtaagcgatctaatgttaagaaggccgaattttaagaatcgagattcatctgttaatgtattgttttctaattttatttgaatcagatttgtaccagatgtaacaagcggtgccctgtatttatttgttcggggaacagatacagttgagatgtgctgatatttcggtaagattgactcgaagtgctgggatataagtggtcttgacatatcacggcagctaacagatggacggttaagccgatccgtctgtttcctgacctgggccctggatagtcatactatatcagaattaagactattgatcagatttttagtgagtatagcacttccttccgatgacgggtgaaggccatctcgggttaggagaaatggtcttccccagaaatgcttccaattgtctataaaccctacgttatgctgagggcaccactttgacatccatccattgagagacactaatctactatgtgtttcatctccccggtaggcggggaggggaccagagcatattacattgtctgacattgtttttgcaatttcacacatctccttaatattatctttggtgatttccgactggcggagcctagtgtcattcgtgccggcgtgaataacaatcttagaaaacttccgcttagcattagccagcactttaagtttggatctaatgtcagacgttctggctcccggtatacagtcgactatggtgtttggtgcctcaatgttagtgttcctgagtatagaatctccaatgaccagggcacttttaaaaggtgtttcagctggtatactccttaggggatcgaatctgttagaaattgtcgttacgttatgggtcttagaaggacgccttatatgactatgccgcctaacagtcacccagtttgaccgccgacttgactctgatgacggaaccgagccatgtgtattttgataaacactatgtgcgctcgatacagtatttgtaatatttatattagcatctgatgtcggaaccgagccattagtcttttcgctcgatagattatttgcgacagtaacattagcggttttgctatcctcaactagcgttcggatgcgcgattctagttcagcaaccttctcagttaaccttaatacttcaatacacttagtgcatgtaaacccctctatgctaacagcagaagctaaactatacatgtggcaagtagtacatgttacaataacaagcggagtcttaccgctttcatgctgggcgatggcgtcttcgtttacccgaacgcggtccccggagctgcatcgcgtggggtgttcggttgtgacacccctcggtcgcctgcgaacgtctggggccagggtgatgtttggcttgccgaatctgcgaaggccgggcagcggttcctccacagcttcccgatcgctttcatgtcgttcacggtccgtgaagctgcatcgcgtggaatgcatgtttgttgctcgcttgtggacgtcggaaggcagggtgaagtgggcgctgtacctcgccttggatctgctaaaaccgggaaacaactcctccacagcttcccgctcaggtgaggataggtcagaaaagcatatatcagatgaatccgccattagatcggaaaatgctagcttcagcctccaccgtgtggatgctagcgggctatatgctaacaacactgggtgtttattagtgataaatagtttcacgtggtagtactgctcaataatcgtcacggtaaagtattcctatgtaaaactaataagttatattatataaataggaataagatggtaaaaaaaaaaaaagcttttagatgatgaactcgacggagctacgatgcacgatctgttcagcgtgacgtcacaaaccggAAACCGGAACTTCTGTAAAAAGTGTGTCTCCAAGATGTCATGGAGATTTGGGTGGACTCTTTTGGCGTGATCTCATAATAACACAAATTTTATTATCGTACAATTAACGCAATCGTACAATTAACGCAATGCACACTTTCTGACCCCAAGGCTTATCACTTTGTTGGATAAATTGAGACGGAGCCTTAGTCAGTTAATAGTTAACAAACGtttaaaattatctttatttgtacgtttttgtCCTAAATGCTTAACTAATACAAATGATGCCTGTCCATCCACTTGGTTTCGCTTGTAAAACATGCAGTAAATAGACaataaagtgcaggacttgcttgatgttaaaagagatattaagagagataaagtgcataacctgattgatgttaaagGAGTTTTTATGAGGTACAAGACTTGAAAACGGTCTTCCTCGCGCTGACGGACACATCTGAAGCATGCAACGACTAGgactgggcaaaaaaatcgatttttggattaatcgttttttaaaacatggtcgattaaaaatcgattctcaaagagcagaatcgatttttgccatatttatttccgcaaacattgaccggaggaatggaagcattttagatttcgcaagcaagacgtgttgtggcttttaatttctttttattaattacccacttgtaaactgctgttcactgttcttttttattaatatagtatgtgtatttaatctatattcattgagttgaatcgagaatcgagtataaaaacctacctgagaaccggaatcgaaaatttaatcgagaatcggaatcgaatcgatttgataccttgtgaatcgaaatcgaatcaatctggaacatctgaatcgatacccagccctagcaACGACCCCAATATATGTGCACACATAGACAGAATTACGGtttaaaaaatatctgttttgaacATAAATTGACgcagatataatctgttatgtctttagtgaatgtttggtcaactgttgaggaaaaatatctgatgtgtaacattatattagatccttgcattacagtagatcttaaagtTGTATGTCTCAATgctaatcaaacaataaaagacaGAAAAAAAGTTTACAGTAACATATGTTTTTCCTAtagtattgtttttgactttgtgtgtgctaaatctattagctttaccagtgattttaatTTATAGGTGCAGTGATTAAGTTGCGATTTATCCTTAAGTTAACTCATGGCAATCATGCGATTTAATCTAGTttgaatattttaatcgtttgacagcccttatgtatgtatgtatgtgtatatatatatatacatatattaatacatttttttttaatgtgtatGTTTTTTCAGTCTGGATCCAGATAATGATCCCCTCTGTATGCTGCTACTCATTGACTTCCTGTATATACGCTGTCGCGAGTACTCCTCCCTCATCCGGCTCTATGAGGAATGGGAGGTAAAGACACATCTCAAGCATCTATAGAGAGTAtaatgttgttatttttttgtcttgttacCTAACAGAGAATAGAGGAGAGTAAAGCTGGGACACTTAATGATTTTCAGGCTGATGAATGCAAAtcacaaaaagaaaaatgtgaAGTCATTCAAATGCTCAAAATCTTTCATTAATAGATTAACATTTTGACCTTCAGGTCTTCATCAGGCACAATGACATTGTTGGATCTAATCGCCTTTAAATAGACACAGGTGTTCACCAATGTAGGCCAATTtgcagaaaaaagaaaaaaaacactgtcTACAATTACATTAGTACATTCCCATACAACACATAACAGAatcaaaaatatacatattaaaattatttaatccATAAAATTTAATCAATGACATAGGAAGATATGAAACACTCACTTTAACGGCAATAtctgtaatatttttttctcataaTCACCTCCTCTTAAGGGTTTCATTACTTTCTGAATACCATTGCATTGTGAAGCACTGACATTGTGACTGGCTTGTTTAAAATGAGACGCTACTGTACTCAGCATATCGTCAATTTTGATTATGTTGATAATGTTAAATTATTGATTATGTTGTCTCatacgatgacatgtttttacTGTGCCTGCTATCGTACAGTAGCTTCTCATTGCATTTTGAAATttaggttggttgcaattcaaaATCTCAACACTAAATGCCACTAAAAACccatactgtacctttaaattaTGACATTTTTGAGGATGGCTAAAACTGCTTATGTTAGAATTTTTACAACCCTGTCTGTCAGAGTAACAGAAAATGGAAAAGTCTCTCACAAGCAAAATTTAATTCATGCGGCACTGTTCAGACAAAGAGTCGGCTGACCTCAAAGTACTGTGAAAGTGATTTGAAAGCACTTCGTTCTCGTGGTATTTTGATGTAACATGCTGATCAGTCTGCGTAGTGCCAAATGAACTTGAATACACCTATTTCAATTACCTCCATGCAACGTCATTGCAATAGAAAGCAGGGGCATCAACTCTGCTTCTGTGTTTGCTCTGCTTCACCTATGTAACCACCCCTTTTCTCCACTTTCTTCATGTCTCCTATTGAatattaaaggtcacgttctttctgatcccatttttaaaccctagttagtgtgtaatgttgctataatagtaagggtgtcacgatttcgatttaaaatcggaatcgatcgaaattaagtcacaacctcgaacttcgaataaaaaaatgggatcatcaatgctgccacgcccccatgtcacgtctgGTCGGCTTGTCAAGGGGGCAAAATAAACCTCTCAGGGTGTTTttacatatacactgtttaggtcggcccaaatgacgtgtcaCTCCGAGTATGGTgtgtttgggtcagtgtgaacacaacagccgcactcgggtgcgcactaaacgaccgctccgagaccgctctaaacaggtggtctcggagcggctgttgccgaactctggggTGACCCACCTGTGGtttgaacactgctggacctcgggccgaaccaaatacaggaagttctccacatgtttgagccactgggctttcgttgtaacgtgagccgggtgttatattgtgggttaacaacaaacaagccaatcctggtccgttgcatagagattcgctgtctcctttacgtttgagctgatgattttataaatgcatagctgtcctccacacacaaatagtgacattacgggctttttagcaaacggctccgtgagaaaggctttaatagaacagctacgcaatttcgcgttaaagcaaagaaacttcgcaaagacgtgcatcgtttatctccacatcttgatagctgcaCTCTCCCTGTcaagctggttgtcgtggaaacgtgggggtggtcatgagacggtaagagctgtcagagaccaatgacagcgctgaccgttttcacatggtgtacggtgcggcatttcgagtaaagtaaaatatatatatatgtgaacacggaccgcactaactgaaaaatgatacaatgtattttggtgcgcaccaacatatgtgaaaacaacctcagaggtgcctttaaaaacatcggTCCAGCTGAGTTTTTTGACTAATCTCTGCCCACAGCAATATCAGTCGCCAGccaagctaacggcaagctaagctgctaccgaatcacaacacactaaacaaatcAGATCTCGATACGTACTTCTAAGGAGGCACTTCAGAGAActaggaagacatcagcccgtttttacgACAGTGAAAAccgcgctatacagataagtcaattgtgtgaaaaatacacgtttttttacacgtgaaacatgaacacatgttatattgcacactgtaaacacaatcaaagcttcaaaaacactggaaaaacgggacctttaattaaatcccaggatgtctttCGAAAAACAGTAGGGGTGTTCCCCCGgtatcctggccaaacttgcccattggcctactgaATATCCCCTCATACTAACTGGTTAAATCAGTTTGTCTCTTATCCACttataagctggtgtgtggtgggcgttctggtgcaatatggctgccgtcgcatcatccaggtggatgttgcacattggtggtagttgagaagatcCCCCCTTTTATATGTAAAGTAatttgagtgctgcagaaaagaGCTATGCCCATAAGACAAACAGATGTGTGCACGCATCCTTGTAGCATGCAGCTaaactgacagtgtgaacataGTCGTAAACATGATTTTTCTTTTGTTGATTCAGGTCCATCGAAATCTGTCCCAGCTGCCAAACTTTGCCTTTTCTGTGGCTCTTTCCCACTATCATCTGAGCCAACAGGAAGACATTTCACCTGAGAAAAGCCAACAACTACAACAGAAATCTGATGTACTTCTGCAAAATGCTCTTATCATGTTTCCTGGAGGTGAGTTTTAGATCAGTGCTTCTCAAAGTTTGGTACTCATCactgaattaaatataaattaatgttAAAACCATGGGCGTAGCTACCAGTGCCAGGCAGTTTTGTGCAAAgcatttttaacataaaatttgTCCGACTTCATGTGAGGGCCAAATTACCCCAAACAGTctgcaaccctggctgtgcttTGCCTTTATGACACAAATGTCTGTGTAGCAGGAGATAGTGATACACAGATTGTCCGTGGGTCGGGTGGGGGAAGTAAGTAAAACTAACATTCAGATTAAATGTAGGTGGGTCACGGGTGTAACTCGGGTACTGGATTGGGTGTGGATATTTAAATCAGTGgatgatttatttataaaagtgCATTTGATGACGTTAGAGCTGATCCGCACAGAATAGGAGTtgtacaattttatttattagaaTTTACTCTAGTCTGCAAAAGTTCAGTGGGGGCCGGGTATCAGGTTAGTAATGAAATCTACATAAATAGCACTGATTTTACTTTTATTCACATTAGCATAGCAATGAAATCAGTAGATATGATTTATGTTTCCTACATCTACAATTCAGTGAGTTTCTAAAGGTGTTTTTGCGGCTTAATTttattaagtgttttttttttaaatagttatgAAAGTTGTGTTATGTTTTCTTGCTATAATGAAGTCATCATATAAGAGCGAGAGAAACGGGATCATTTTATCGGAcctctttaaatttttttatgttggGTTACAAACTTTGCATGGATGATGggttgtttgtattttttttttttttagggatTTTGAAGAATGTATAGACACTTGATTGGGGTAAATGATGGTCATGTTACTACAGCCTTTTATTGCACCAAAACCCTCATGCTCTTCTAAGATGAATAATGATGATTTTCACTCTAAATTCTCTTATTCTTAAGTTCATAGCATCCATTAGTTTATCTAGTTCAATCCAGTCAGTTGTTGAGCCGTTTTTATTGTAATGTACAGAAGCCATCTGTGAATGTGTTCTGTTTATCGTGCTGACCTCATGACTCAATCACTAGTAAATCATCCTGACCCATCAGTATTAGAAACATACAGCAGTGGCAGattaaaagtgtaaaaaatgaCCATCTGCCTGTGGCTGCATATTCAGTATCAGTATGTTATGTTGAGGTTTCCAagttgtatttgtatttaaagttgtgtttgtgtatttCATAGCATTGATGCCCCTTTTGGACGTCTGCATGGTTCAGCCTGATGCTGCAGTGTCCTCTCATGCGTTCTTTGGTCCTAAAAGCCAAATTGGGTAATATTTTCTGTTTACACAGACATACACACCCGCACACGTTTCCTAATATTAGTTTGGAGTATTCTACGACAGGTTTATATGCATCCAAGGTCAACAAACACTGTTATTTTCTCATAGTATGCATTCATTTCACTTCATTTTTCAAAGATTCTGGAACTATTTGTTCAAAGCATGCAATGTAATATTTACAAAGCACCTggcttaaagggttagttcactcaaaaataaaaattctgtcgtCATTTACTCACATCTCATGACATTTATGCATATCATGCTGTTACAAACGTGTATAAaagtctttgttctgatgaacacaaaggaagacattttgagaaatgtttgtaaccaaaccatttgtggaacccattcacttccatagtaggaaaaaataatactatgtaagtaaatggggtccacaaacggtttggctacaaacatttttcaaaatatcttccctcaTGTTCCCtcagcagaacaaataaatttatacaggtttgtaacaacatgagagtcagaaattatgacaaaaaatttatttttaggtgaactatccctttaaatttgcTTTAATCTGCGACATCTTTCTCGAGAAACCACGCTAGTGCATTTTTTGTattcttttattattatattgttCCATTAAGCTGCCGAATGTTCATACAGATAGTGAGGAGCTTGGTTGATCCCTGCTTTCAGTTTGCAGACATGCTTTTTTCACAAACGTTGatctgcattttaaaggaatagttcacccaaaatgaaaattctgagAAAATAAGACTGTTGTGGGCCATCATAGTCTAGGTAATATAATTTGAAACACTGTTGAATGTTCTTCTTTTCCTGGATTGTTTCTCTCAGGCAGGCACCTGCTCTGTCAGAGTTAGTGTCTCTGTGTGTGGGTCGCTGTCACAGTCTGTGGAAAGAAGCCGGAGTTATCCTTTGGTTGGAGGAGAATGTCAGGAAGGTGTTGCAGAGAGTCGACACACATGATCCTTATGTGGAGGACTGCCAAGacaagtaagaaacattttattttaactctATAAATGCTTTTTGTCTGATGTCATATTCAAGCTTGTACCGTGAGCAGTTAAATCTCTGTCCTGATAGTGTCTAAAGGTAAGCCCACAATACAGTTAAGTCACGTTAATT contains:
- the LOC141282549 gene encoding uncharacterized protein is translated as MADSSDICFSDLSSPEREAVEELFPGFSRSKARYSAHFTLPSDVHKRATNMHSTRCSFTDRERHESDREAVEEPLPGLRRFGKPNITLAPDVRRRPRGVTTEHPTRCSSGDRVRVNEDAIAQHESGKTPLVIVTCTTCHMYSLASAVSIEGFTCTKCIEVLRLTEKVAELESRIRTLVEDSKTANVTVANNLSSEKTNGSVPTSDANINITNTVSSAHSVYQNTHGSVPSSESSRRSNWVTVRRHSHIRRPSKTHNVTTISNRFDPLRSIPAETPFKSALVIGDSILRNTNIEAPNTIVDCIPGARTSDIRSKLKVLANAKRKFSKIVIHAGTNDTRLRQSEITKDNIKEMCEIAKTMSDNVICSGPLPAYRGDETHSRLVSLNGWMSKWCPQHNVGFIDNWKHFWGRPFLLTRDGLHPSSEGSAILTKNLINSLNSDIV